Proteins encoded within one genomic window of Pongo pygmaeus isolate AG05252 chromosome 4, NHGRI_mPonPyg2-v2.0_pri, whole genome shotgun sequence:
- the LOC129036827 gene encoding ferritin heavy chain-like: MSYYFDRNDVALKNFAKYLLHQSHEEREHAEQLMKLQNQGGGQVFLQDIKKPDCDDWESGLNAMECALHLEKNVNQSLLELHKLATDKNDLHLCDFIETHYLNEQVKAIKELGDHVTNLRKMGAPESGLAEYLFDKHILGDSDNES; this comes from the coding sequence ATGTCTTACTACTTTGACCGCAATGATGTGGCTTTGAAGAACTTTGCCAAATACCTTCTTCACCAATCTCATGAGGAGAGGGAACATGCTGAGCAACTGATGAAGCTGCAGAACCAAGGAGGTGGCCAAGTCTTCCTTCAGGATATCAAGAAACCAGACTGTGATGACTGGGAGAGCGGGCTGAATGCGATGGAGTGTGCgttacatttggaaaaaaatgtgaatcAGTCACTACTGGAACTGCACAAACTGGCCACTGACAAAAATGACCTACATTTGTGTGACTTCATTGAGACACATTACCTGAATGAGCAGGTGAAAGCCATCAAAGAATTGGGTGACCACGTAACCAACTTGCGCAAGATGGGAGCACCCGAATCTGGCTTGGCAGAATATCTCTTTGACAAGCACATCCTGGGAGACAGTGATAATGAAAGCTAA